The following are from one region of the Candidatus Binataceae bacterium genome:
- a CDS encoding O-antigen ligase family protein, translating into MNKSDQAIFIDLRRKQPQRTAVFATAAAFLLIAVVFPLLFCRLYLPAAGLLGVAVLVALWKAVVFTTEHREWVVLPIWMTFAIISVSFFDDAVRAPIHYGLLTIFCVPLLPAAFRSGLIRRGGYRLYIYYIGFAAFSVCYSIAPAYSLARLYESAVVILALIAVASEVNGKDDIDRILAHLFLGCTIITALMMVSLVLPHSLSWVSPEASLEPSVIKQMHSMGVSVDGIERFQSIFSGPNDVGALMLVTIGVGLTRWDRVKSSEKALIAVVIACAALCGVLADSRSPFVALAIGTALFVVWRHGLRGLLAMGALVTATCALLVATGHDFSAYTSRGDITTLTGRTEMWAFVVKQIASHPILGFGYEVGGAIFDNPYFPLWWGPWDQGPHVSVHNGYLSHAIGVGIPVTLFWLYIMLAPWVFTFSRSEDRWQIKRLFFFLLVPILVHNMSEVMADDAIGIVGFFFGLLWVLGERYRLVIASNERAAAARHRATMPRAVAVFVPSE; encoded by the coding sequence ATGAACAAATCTGATCAAGCCATTTTTATAGACCTCCGGCGCAAGCAACCGCAGAGGACCGCCGTATTCGCAACGGCTGCGGCATTCTTGCTGATCGCGGTCGTCTTTCCGCTCTTGTTTTGTAGACTATATCTGCCAGCCGCAGGACTGTTGGGAGTCGCGGTGCTCGTCGCGCTGTGGAAGGCAGTGGTGTTTACAACCGAACATCGCGAGTGGGTTGTCCTGCCGATATGGATGACATTTGCGATCATCTCCGTGTCCTTCTTCGACGACGCAGTGCGCGCTCCCATTCATTACGGTCTGCTCACAATCTTTTGTGTACCCTTACTGCCTGCGGCTTTTAGATCGGGACTGATTCGGCGCGGAGGTTATCGCCTTTATATTTACTATATTGGTTTCGCCGCATTTTCTGTCTGTTATTCAATCGCACCCGCGTATTCTTTGGCGCGTTTATATGAATCGGCAGTGGTGATATTGGCGCTAATCGCCGTAGCCTCAGAAGTTAACGGAAAGGACGATATCGATCGCATCCTCGCTCACCTCTTTTTGGGCTGCACCATTATAACCGCGCTCATGATGGTGTCGCTGGTTCTACCCCACTCGCTTTCCTGGGTCAGCCCCGAAGCCAGTCTTGAGCCCAGCGTTATCAAACAAATGCACAGCATGGGCGTGTCCGTTGACGGCATTGAACGCTTCCAATCGATCTTCAGCGGCCCCAATGATGTGGGCGCCTTAATGCTTGTGACCATCGGAGTGGGCCTAACGCGCTGGGACCGTGTGAAATCCTCGGAGAAGGCTCTTATCGCGGTCGTCATCGCTTGCGCCGCTCTGTGCGGTGTGCTGGCGGATTCGCGATCGCCGTTTGTGGCACTAGCGATCGGAACTGCGCTGTTCGTCGTCTGGCGCCATGGGCTACGCGGCCTTCTCGCGATGGGCGCCCTCGTCACAGCGACTTGTGCGCTACTGGTTGCGACAGGTCACGATTTCAGCGCGTATACGAGTCGTGGTGACATCACCACGCTGACCGGTCGCACTGAGATGTGGGCTTTCGTGGTGAAACAAATAGCCAGCCATCCAATCTTGGGTTTCGGATACGAGGTCGGCGGAGCCATTTTCGATAATCCTTACTTTCCTTTATGGTGGGGGCCGTGGGATCAGGGTCCGCATGTGTCGGTGCACAACGGATACCTCTCGCATGCGATTGGCGTCGGTATTCCGGTCACGCTCTTCTGGCTTTACATTATGTTAGCTCCGTGGGTCTTTACGTTTAGTCGGAGCGAGGACCGATGGCAGATAAAGCGTCTCTTCTTCTTCCTGCTCGTTCCCATCCTGGTTCATAACATGAGCGAAGTCATGGCTGATGATGCGATAGGCATTGTCGGCTTCTTTTTTGGACTCTTATGGGTATTAGGAGAACGTTACCGATTGGTTATCGCATCAAATGAGCGAGCGGCAGCCGCGCGCCATCGTGCGACGATGCCCCGAGCTGTCGCCGTTTTTGTCCCATCCGAGTGA
- the treZ gene encoding malto-oligosyltrehalose trehalohydrolase: protein MKQRRVWAPFARTVEVSAGNHRFTMKADDDGWWETELDDNAAESDYAFRIDGSEPLPDPRSPWQPSGVFAPSRPIDHAKFHWSDDCWNQPPLGIIYECHVGTFTAEGTFDATANKLEYLRDLGITHLELMPVAEFPGKHGWGYDGVDLYAPHHAYGGPDGLKRLVDRCHRIGLGVILDVVYNHLGPSGNFLQRFGPYLTDRYRTPWGNAINLDGEYSHEVRRFLCDNALMWLRDYHIDGLRLDAVHAIFDSSAIHFLKQLASEVRVLSAQLRRHFVLTAESELNNPRLVIPPEAGGYGLDAQWSDDFHHAIHGCLTGETSGYYADFGSLSQLAKALHNPYVYDGTFSKFRKRHHGRPARDLPANRFVVCTQNHDQVGNRAKGDRLVHLVSVAQLKIAAALLMCSPFVPLIFQGEEWAASSPFLYFENHEDSDLVAAIREGRRKEFAHFFKSVNDVPDPHAPQTFIASKLKWNERQSSGHADIYGWYRDLIALRRTNPDLSDPRLDNTDVNFDDERQWLTMRRGSTMLLCNFSDSRRRVFAAGIKHAQLLLASNKAIDIGAAAAEVPPIAVAVVSLDRRRAPI, encoded by the coding sequence GTGAAACAACGCCGCGTGTGGGCGCCCTTCGCCCGTACAGTCGAAGTATCAGCCGGAAATCATCGCTTCACGATGAAGGCGGACGACGACGGCTGGTGGGAGACCGAGCTTGATGACAATGCAGCAGAATCTGACTATGCCTTCAGAATCGATGGCAGCGAACCGTTGCCGGATCCGCGCTCGCCTTGGCAGCCGTCAGGCGTTTTCGCTCCTTCGCGGCCCATCGATCATGCAAAGTTTCACTGGAGTGACGATTGCTGGAATCAGCCGCCGCTGGGCATCATTTACGAATGCCACGTCGGTACATTCACCGCCGAGGGCACGTTCGACGCCACCGCCAACAAGCTTGAGTATCTCAGAGATCTGGGCATTACTCATCTCGAGTTGATGCCGGTGGCTGAGTTTCCGGGCAAGCACGGCTGGGGTTATGACGGGGTCGATCTCTACGCACCGCATCATGCCTATGGCGGACCGGATGGCTTGAAGCGCCTGGTCGACCGATGCCATCGTATCGGACTCGGGGTAATTCTCGACGTCGTATATAACCATCTGGGGCCGAGTGGTAATTTCCTTCAACGATTCGGTCCGTACTTGACCGATCGCTATCGCACGCCCTGGGGCAACGCTATCAATCTCGATGGTGAATACAGTCACGAGGTCAGACGGTTTCTTTGCGACAATGCGTTGATGTGGTTGCGCGATTATCACATCGATGGTCTAAGGCTCGATGCTGTCCATGCCATTTTCGATTCGTCAGCCATACACTTTCTCAAGCAGCTGGCCAGCGAAGTTCGAGTGCTATCGGCCCAATTGCGCAGGCATTTCGTGCTGACCGCGGAGAGTGAACTTAACAATCCTCGTCTGGTAATTCCTCCCGAGGCGGGGGGGTATGGACTCGATGCTCAGTGGAGTGACGACTTTCATCACGCTATTCACGGTTGCTTAACCGGGGAAACGTCCGGCTATTACGCGGACTTCGGTTCACTTAGCCAGCTCGCGAAGGCATTACACAACCCTTACGTCTACGATGGGACATTCTCAAAGTTCAGAAAGCGGCATCACGGCAGACCCGCCCGGGACCTGCCGGCAAACCGCTTCGTGGTATGCACTCAGAATCACGATCAGGTGGGCAATCGCGCGAAAGGCGATCGCCTGGTCCATTTAGTGTCGGTCGCCCAGCTAAAGATCGCGGCGGCGCTCCTGATGTGCTCGCCATTTGTACCATTGATATTTCAAGGAGAAGAATGGGCTGCCTCGAGCCCGTTTCTGTACTTCGAAAACCACGAAGACTCCGACCTGGTCGCTGCGATTCGCGAAGGCCGGCGCAAAGAGTTCGCTCATTTCTTCAAAAGCGTCAACGATGTCCCCGATCCCCATGCGCCCCAGACATTCATCGCTTCGAAGCTCAAATGGAATGAGCGCCAATCCAGCGGTCATGCTGATATATATGGATGGTACCGTGACTTAATCGCACTAAGGCGCACGAATCCAGATTTGTCAGATCCACGCTTAGACAACACGGATGTTAACTTCGATGATGAAAGGCAGTGGCTGACGATGCGTCGTGGTTCGACAATGCTCCTTTGTAACTTCAGCGACTCGCGACGCCGGGTGTTTGCGGCCGGTATCAAGCACGCACAACTTCTTCTCGCTTCGAACAAGGCAATCGACATCGGCGCAGCGGCTGCTGAAGTGCCCCCGATTGCGGTTGCGGTTGTTTCCCTCGATCGAAGACGCGCCCCGATCTAG
- the treY gene encoding malto-oligosyltrehalose synthase — protein MTETPAATYRVQLNAQFGFDSAAELAPYLQELGVDHLYSSPYLQAASGSSHGYDVVDHSRVNQELGGQVAYDRLCRELANHHLRQLIDIVPNHMAITGRENPWWWDVLQNGPSSPYASYFDVDWEPPERRLHNMVLMPVLEDQYGVLLRDGKIKLAREGAEFIVAVGDRAFPVVAGSLRLMLAVAAQIHQNDMLTYLADAFGRSPSPASADRIEIARFSRERRLLGSLLARLIDEDPASANAIDRAIDQINEDRTLLHQLLEAQNYRLAHWRMAARDLGYRRFFDITTLVGLRMENVEVFEKTHSLILQWVGEGRVSGLRVDHPDGLRDPQGYFQRLRAACPNAWIVAEKILSDGERLRESWPIDGTTGYDFLNVVGRLLMDSSGREPLTEFYREFTGEKHDYSSLVRARKQFAMRGSLGSDINRLTAQFLDVCESDVMHRDYSRHEVHEVLRAALACLNIYRTYARETGEISAEDVRHIDAAIAEAKAYRGDLDPRLFDFLGDVLKLRVEKRTAVELATRFQQVSAAVMAKGLEDTVFYNYNRMIALNEVGGDPATFSAPPRSFYRWCRETQKKWPRTMLATSTHDTKRSEDVRARLFVLSEIPVMWADVVRRWSTMNRERRESGTDLLDRNFEYHLYQALVGAWPIQKERLWQYAEKAMREGKVYTSWTDPNRDYEQSVRHFIDGLYDNSQFIRSLDDFVSGIIEPGRVNSLVQTLIKLTAPGVPDFYQGCELWDLSLVDPDNRRAVDFARRRLLLRQLLNASAEQVMERAADGSPKLWLIHKALKLRQSHPEWFGKEADITPLRVAGRKSDHVIAYSRGDSVLAIAPRLTVKLGGDWRDTTVELPAGEWFDSLGGGRIEGGTVRIEGLLRRFPVALLSREGGAR, from the coding sequence ATGACCGAAACGCCAGCAGCGACTTATCGCGTGCAATTGAATGCTCAATTCGGGTTCGATTCAGCGGCCGAGCTTGCCCCTTATCTGCAAGAACTGGGAGTCGATCATCTGTATAGCTCGCCCTATCTGCAGGCCGCGAGCGGCAGCTCTCATGGATACGACGTTGTCGATCACTCGCGCGTCAACCAGGAACTCGGTGGTCAAGTGGCGTACGATCGACTCTGCCGCGAGTTGGCCAACCATCACCTGCGACAGTTGATCGATATCGTTCCCAATCATATGGCGATTACCGGGCGCGAAAATCCCTGGTGGTGGGATGTTCTTCAGAATGGCCCGTCGAGTCCCTATGCATCGTATTTCGACGTCGATTGGGAGCCGCCGGAGCGACGTCTGCACAACATGGTTTTGATGCCAGTGCTCGAGGACCAGTACGGCGTACTCCTGCGCGACGGAAAAATAAAACTCGCGCGCGAAGGTGCCGAGTTCATCGTGGCGGTCGGCGACCGTGCCTTCCCCGTCGTTGCGGGCTCGTTACGACTGATGCTGGCGGTGGCCGCTCAGATTCACCAGAACGACATGCTCACTTATCTTGCCGACGCATTTGGGCGTTCGCCCTCGCCGGCATCCGCCGACCGCATCGAGATCGCACGCTTCTCGCGGGAACGGCGCCTATTGGGGTCGCTCCTCGCCAGGCTAATCGATGAGGACCCCGCCTCGGCCAACGCAATCGATCGCGCAATCGATCAGATCAACGAGGATCGGACGCTGCTCCATCAGCTCCTCGAGGCGCAGAATTATCGGCTTGCGCATTGGCGGATGGCGGCGCGCGATCTGGGCTATCGAAGATTCTTCGATATCACTACCCTCGTTGGGCTGCGAATGGAGAATGTCGAAGTTTTCGAGAAAACTCATTCGCTAATATTGCAATGGGTTGGCGAAGGACGAGTCTCTGGCCTGCGGGTCGACCATCCCGACGGTCTTCGCGATCCGCAAGGATATTTTCAGCGGCTGCGCGCAGCGTGCCCGAACGCCTGGATCGTGGCTGAGAAGATCCTCTCGGACGGTGAGCGCCTGCGTGAGTCGTGGCCGATCGACGGAACTACCGGATATGATTTCCTGAACGTGGTCGGGCGATTGTTAATGGATTCTTCCGGGCGAGAGCCTCTCACGGAATTTTATCGCGAATTCACCGGTGAGAAGCACGACTATAGTTCACTGGTACGCGCGCGCAAACAATTTGCTATGCGGGGTTCGCTCGGTAGTGATATCAATCGTTTAACCGCGCAGTTCCTAGATGTTTGCGAAAGCGATGTAATGCATCGTGACTATTCACGTCACGAAGTGCATGAAGTGCTTCGAGCCGCGCTCGCCTGCCTGAATATATATCGGACATATGCGCGCGAGACGGGTGAGATATCCGCCGAGGACGTGCGTCACATCGACGCGGCAATCGCCGAAGCAAAGGCCTACCGCGGTGATCTCGACCCGCGCTTGTTTGACTTCCTCGGCGATGTGCTGAAGCTTCGCGTTGAAAAACGCACGGCGGTGGAACTTGCAACGCGTTTTCAGCAAGTCTCCGCCGCGGTAATGGCCAAGGGTCTCGAGGATACCGTCTTTTACAACTACAATCGTATGATCGCGCTCAACGAGGTTGGCGGCGATCCCGCCACTTTCAGCGCGCCACCGCGATCGTTCTATCGCTGGTGTCGCGAGACTCAGAAGAAGTGGCCACGCACGATGCTGGCGACCTCGACCCACGACACCAAACGCAGCGAGGATGTTCGCGCGCGTTTGTTCGTGCTCTCGGAAATACCTGTCATGTGGGCTGACGTCGTCAGGCGCTGGTCGACTATGAATCGCGAGCGTCGCGAGAGTGGAACTGATCTGCTCGATCGAAACTTCGAGTATCACCTTTATCAGGCGCTCGTTGGTGCATGGCCGATCCAGAAAGAGCGGCTTTGGCAGTACGCCGAAAAAGCGATGCGCGAAGGCAAGGTTTATACATCGTGGACAGATCCGAATCGCGACTATGAACAGTCCGTCCGCCATTTCATCGACGGACTTTATGATAATTCGCAGTTTATCCGTTCTCTCGATGATTTTGTCTCAGGCATCATCGAACCGGGGCGGGTCAATTCCCTTGTCCAGACGCTGATCAAATTAACCGCGCCCGGTGTTCCTGACTTCTATCAGGGCTGCGAGCTCTGGGATCTGTCGCTCGTTGATCCGGACAATCGCCGCGCCGTTGATTTCGCGCGCCGTCGCTTACTGCTCCGCCAACTGCTCAATGCCTCAGCAGAACAGGTGATGGAACGTGCTGCGGACGGTTCGCCCAAGCTCTGGCTAATCCATAAAGCGTTGAAGCTTAGACAGTCTCATCCTGAATGGTTTGGAAAAGAAGCTGATATCACTCCGCTCCGTGTGGCTGGACGAAAGTCGGATCATGTCATCGCATATTCACGCGGAGATTCAGTTCTCGCCATCGCGCCGAGACTTACCGTTAAGCTCGGTGGAGATTGGCGCGATACTACCGTCGAACTGCCTGCGGGCGAATGGTTCGACAGTCTCGGCGGTGGAAGGATTGAAGGGGGGACGGTCCGCATCGAAGGTCTCCTGCGTCGTTTCCCAGTGGCGTTGTTGTCGCGAGAGGGCGGCGCAAGGTGA
- a CDS encoding site-specific integrase: MSVFRRGRIYWYKFKYRGIIIRESAHSPSKNLARELERARHREIERTGVVKKEPLPPFPIAAKAWLDKRVGLAPGTVERYAHHVKTLSAEFRNKLVSDLHVTDVEALRQKRRKDGLKPRSINYEVGTLAQILKSFGCWASIGERIRGLRESRDIGKAVSLKDERVLLAAIGQNDSPALLPLFTLTIDTGLRAAEARSLRWRDLELSPQDGSITSGRLIVPKSKTVAGKGRTIPLTKRVCAILSLWRARFADATADSFVFPKHRVACRVGGLEHHVYGVDLNASIGSWRRSWRSVNTKAQTNYRWHDLRHTFVSRLAENPNVSEQTIMSLAGHVSKQMLARYSHIRQAAKADAIAALESHTEALSQPEITPEGAQLWAQSAAEHLN; the protein is encoded by the coding sequence ATGAGTGTTTTTCGAAGAGGGCGCATCTACTGGTACAAATTTAAGTACCGCGGAATTATCATTAGAGAATCGGCTCACTCTCCGAGCAAAAACCTAGCGCGAGAATTGGAACGTGCGCGGCACCGCGAGATCGAGAGAACCGGAGTTGTAAAGAAGGAACCATTGCCGCCGTTCCCGATTGCCGCAAAGGCATGGCTCGATAAGCGTGTCGGGCTCGCGCCTGGGACGGTGGAGCGCTACGCGCATCACGTCAAGACATTATCAGCCGAGTTCCGCAACAAGCTGGTGAGCGATTTGCATGTCACTGATGTCGAGGCGCTCCGCCAGAAACGCCGGAAAGACGGATTGAAGCCCCGAAGCATCAACTATGAGGTTGGGACGCTGGCCCAGATTCTCAAGAGCTTCGGTTGCTGGGCGTCTATCGGGGAACGCATACGCGGGCTCCGCGAGTCGCGTGACATTGGCAAGGCAGTCTCACTGAAGGACGAACGCGTGCTTCTCGCCGCCATCGGTCAGAACGATAGCCCCGCGTTGTTGCCCCTATTCACGCTGACGATCGATACCGGATTGAGAGCTGCCGAAGCCCGCTCGCTTCGCTGGCGCGATCTTGAACTGAGTCCACAGGATGGCTCCATCACGTCGGGCCGCCTGATTGTTCCCAAGAGCAAGACCGTCGCGGGCAAGGGTCGGACGATTCCACTAACCAAGAGAGTGTGCGCTATCCTGAGTCTCTGGCGAGCTCGTTTTGCCGACGCCACGGCGGACAGTTTCGTTTTCCCGAAGCATAGGGTAGCTTGCCGGGTCGGGGGACTTGAGCACCATGTTTACGGCGTCGATTTGAACGCTTCTATCGGTTCTTGGCGACGCAGTTGGCGGTCAGTGAACACCAAGGCTCAGACGAACTATCGATGGCACGATCTGCGACATACATTCGTCTCACGGTTGGCCGAGAATCCTAACGTGTCGGAGCAAACGATCATGTCGCTCGCGGGGCACGTCTCAAAGCAGATGCTCGCCCGATACTCTCACATCCGCCAGGCCGCGAAAGCAGATGCGATCGCCGCGCTTGAAAGCCATACGGAAGCTCTCTCGCAGCCCGAAATTACCCCAGAGGGGGCACAATTGTGGGCACAGTCCGCAGCGGAGCACTTGAACTAA